From Oryza brachyantha chromosome 9, ObraRS2, whole genome shotgun sequence, a single genomic window includes:
- the LOC102705461 gene encoding N-carbamoylputrescine amidase, with the protein MSGGVAAGKKVTVAAVQFACTDVEAENVAAAERLIREAHKKGANIVLIQELFEGHYFCQAQRLDFFQRAKPYKGNPTIIRLQKLAKELEVVIPVSFFEEANNAHYNSVAIIDADGTDLGLYRKSHIPDGPGYQEKFYFNPGDTGFKAFKTKYATVGVGICWDQWFPECARAMVLQGAEILFYPTAIGSEPQDNNLDSREHWKRVMQGHAGANLVPLVASNRIGRETVETEHGKSTITFYGNSFIAGPTGEIVKLANDKDEEVLVAEFDLEEIKSTRHGWGIFRDRRPDLYKVLLTLDGEKS; encoded by the exons ATGTCGGGGGGAGTCGCCGCGGGGAAGAAGGtgacggtcgccgccgtgcagTTCGCCTGCACCGACGTCGAGGCCGAgaacgtcgccgccgcggagag GTTGATAAGAGAAGCTCATAAGAAAGGAGCAAACATTGTCCTCATTCag GAATTGTTTGAGGGGCACTACTTCTGTCAAGCTCAAAGGCTGGATTTCTTTCAGCGTGCTAAGCCTTATAAAGGGAACCCAACTATAATCAG GTTGCAGAAACTTGCAAAGGAGCTAGAAGTTGTAATACCTGTCAGCTTTTTTGAAGAGGCAAACAATGCTCATTACAATTCAGTAGCCATTATTGATGCGGATGGCACTGATCTTGGCCTGTACCGCAAATCACACATTCCAGATGGACCAG GTTATcaagagaaattttatttcaatccTGGCGATACCGGCTTCAAG GCTTTCAAAACGAAGTATGCCACAGTTGGTGTTG GAATTTGTTGGGATCAATGGTTCCCAGAGTGTGCGAGGGCTATGGTGCTTCAGGGGGCTGAAATTTTGTTCTATCCAACTGCAATTGGTTCTGAGCCCCAGGATAATAACCTGGACTCCCGAGAACACTGGAAGCGTGTGATGCAAGGGCATGCTGGTGCTAACTTG GTTCCGCTTGTTGCTTCTAATCGGATAGGAAGGGAAACAGTTGAGACCGAGCATGGCAAAAGCACCATAACATTCTATGGGAATTCATTCATAGCTG GACCAACTGGGGAAATTGTGAAGCTTGCAAATGACAAAGATGAAGAAGTGTTGGTGGCAGAGTTCGACTTGGAAGAAATAAAATCTACCAGGCATGGTTGGGGGATCTTTAGGGATAGGCGTCCCGATCTATATAAAGTGCTCCTGACATTGGATGGCGAGAAATCATGA
- the LOC102715694 gene encoding protein ELF4-LIKE 4-like translates to MEEDSVVSNGGGGGGEEEEVAAANGGGVGGTARGGGGGGKVVQVLQRSFGEVQGILEQNRVLIQEISQNHEARDADGLTRNVALIRELNTNIARVVDLYANLSGSFSRSVTAAAASANNSTSPSSAAAAAAAKASKRPRATE, encoded by the coding sequence ATGGAGGAGGACAGCGTCGtcagcaacggcggcggcggcggcggggaggaggaggaggtggcggcggcgaacggcggcggggtAGGGGGGacggcgaggggaggagggggaggggggaaggTGGTGCAGGTGCTGCAGCGGAGCTTCGGCGAGGTGCAGGGGATCCTGGAGCAGAACCGCGTGCTGATCCAGGAGATCAGCCAGAACCACGAGGcccgcgacgccgacggccTCACCCGCAACGTCGCCCTCATCCGGGAGCTCAACACCAACATCGCCCGCGTCGTCGACCTCTACGCCAACCTCTCCGGCTCCTTCTCCCgctccgtcaccgccgccgccgccagcgccaaCAACAGCACCTCCccctcgtccgccgccgctgccgccgccgccaaggcgAGCAAGCGGCCCCGCGCCACCGAGTAA
- the LOC102705746 gene encoding uncharacterized protein LOC102705746, which translates to MAAAPWRRRPDHHRGRGAALLVVVVLLLSLAAGVPRGAAAAGLGGLMMSVPISPGDVLPILPRQVSWPVMNTLHSAVDLLPSFVAAVAPGAAPSAAAWSGSCFAENEAALELTGGDRNGTELGGGVLRLKTASAQSWTCMDLYVFATPYRITWDYYFAAREHTLEIKSWEEEAELEYVKQHGISVFLMPSGMLGTLLSLIDVLPLFSNTRWGQHSNLAFLEKHMGASFEKRSQPWVTNIRKEEIHSGDFLALSKIRGRWGAFETLEKWVTGAFAGHTAVCLKDEKGEVWVAESGFENEKGEEIIAIVPWDEWWAMALKDESNPQIALLPLHPDVRARFNESAAWDYARSMVGKPYGYHNMIFSWIDTIGDNYPPPLDANLVMAVMSMWTRLQPLYAANMWNEALNKRLGTEGLDLHGIIVETERRGMSFDQLLTIPEQDEWVYSDGKSTTCVAFILAMYKEAGIFAPFAESIQVTEFTIRDAYMLKIFEDNQARLPSWCNTEADKLPFCQILGEYRMELPEYNTIEPYAKMNENCPSLPPTYKRPARC; encoded by the exons atggccgccgcgccgtggaggcggcggccggaccACCACCGCGGGCGCGGGGCggccctcctcgtcgtcgttgtcctcctcctctcgctgGCCGCGGGGGTGCcgcggggcgcggcggcggcggggttggGAGGGCTGATGATGAGCGTGCCGATCAGCCCCGGGGACGTGCTCCCGATCCTGCCGCGGCAGGTGTCGTGGCCCGTGATGAACACGCTCCACAGCGCCGTCGACCTGCTGCCctccttcgtcgccgccgtggcgcccGGGGCGgccccctccgccgcggcaTGGAGCGGCTCCTGCTTCGCCGAGAACGAGGCCGCGCTCGAGCTCACCGGCGGGGATCGCAACGGGACCGagctgggcggcggcgtgctccGCCTCAAG ACTGCGTCAGCTCAGAGTTGGACATGCATGGATCTCTATGTGTTTGCAACACCATATAGGATAACATGGGATTACTATTTTGCGGCTCGGGAACACACATTGGAAATTAAATCAtgggaagaagaagcagaacTGGAATAT GTGAAGCAACATGGCATCTCTGTTTTTCTCATGCCATCAGGGATGCTTGGAACTTTGTTATCACTGATTGATGTCCTACCTTTGTTTTCAAATACTCGTTGGGGTCAGCATTCTAACTTGGCCTTTTTGGAGAAGCATATGGGAGCTTCATTTGAGAAACGTTCCCAGCCTTGGGTTACTAATATTAGGAAGGAGGAGATACAttctggtgattttttggctCTTTCAAAGATACGAGGACGCTGGGGTGCATTTGAGACACTAGAGAAATGGGTGACTGGTGCATTTGCCGGGCACACTGCAGTTTGCTTGAAAGATGAGAAGGGTGAAGTCTGGGTTGCAGAATCAGGCTTTGAAAATGAAAAG GGGGAAGAAATTATTGCTATAGTTCCTTGGGATGAATGGTGGGCAATGGCACTGAAGGACGAATCAAATCCTCAGATAGCCCTTCTACCACTACACCCTGATGTAAGGGCCAGATTCAATGAAAGCGCAGCATGGGACTATGCCCGAAGCATGGTTGGAAAGCCTTATGGCTATCATAACATGATATTTAGCTGGATTGATACAATTGGAGACAAttatcctcctcctcttgatGCAAACCTG GTGATGGCTGTTATGTCAATGTGGACCAGGTTACAACCTCTTTATGCTGCAAACATGTGGAATGAAGCCCTTAACAAACGACTTGGGACTGAG GGTTTGGACCTTCACGGCATCATTGTTGAGACTGAAAGACGTGGCATGTCCTTTGATCAGTTGCTCACCATCCCTGAGCAAGATGAATGGGTTTACAGTGATGGTAAATCTACCACATGTGTTGCCTTTATTCTTGCAATGTACAAGGAGGCTGGAATATTTGCACCTTTTGCAGAGTCAATTCAGGTGACCGAGTTCACT ATACGTGACGCTTATATGCTCAAGATTTTCGAAGACAACCAGGCCAGACTCCCAAGCTGGTGCAATACAGAAGCTGACAAGCTCCCCTTCTGCCAGATCCTGGGGGAGTACAGGATGGAGCTGCCAGAGTACAACACGATAGAGCCTTATGCCAAAATGAACGAGAACTGCCCGTCTTTACCACCAACATACAAGAGACCAGCCCGTTGCTGA
- the LOC102706035 gene encoding protein EDS1L-like, whose product MPAGSPRRGAAVAGTAAALSDDDRLVVAHCAALSFPPAAPSSSSSPSSSSSSSSSFQFQVHHASHPYPCAAFAFPPSWSASAGWAAAAAGGRAPFGDAEVDPALFPSLRSVGSGVPARANAAFLAAFRGLLDGSTLQSEVSRAVAEEKRIIFTGHSSGGSIATLSAIWFLETCTRRGSVNQAHPFCVTFGAPLVGDHTFNHAVRREGWSQCILHFVMPVDIIPRIPLTPLSSVTEGIQAVLDWLSPHTPNFSPSGVTPTITQFYENLLRSTLSIASYEACSFMGCTSSILGTLTSFIELSPYRPCGTYLFLTSSEQLAVVTNSDAVLQLLFYCLQLDPQQQLRDAAERSLNAHWQYEPIKQIMMQEIVCVDYLGLVSSTIPGRQMSGTAVGGLELSKEAMLSLSAAGQWEKQRETNQAKLDGASCTKIREVLKSLNEYKRTCELHEVSYYDSFKLQREVHDFNANVRRLELAGLWDEIVEMLRKRELPDGFEGRQDWVSLGTMYRRLVEPLDIANYYRHSKNEDTGSYLSKGRPRRYKYTQEWHEQLQHISFGSSLESCFWAMAEELQAEIANGKTFEDVRDRVAKLESDAHGWFMSGSLGKDVFLSCSSFVIWWKTLPEKHRSASCIAKLVPW is encoded by the exons ATGCCGGCGGgctccccgcgccgcggcgccgcggtggcggggacggcggcggcgctgtccgacgacgaccgccTGGTCGTCGCCCACTGCGCCGCGCTCTCCTTCCCACCCGcggctccctcctcctcctcctcaccctcctcctcctcctcatcgtcctcctccttccaGTTCCAGGTGCATCACGCGTCGCACCCCTACCCCTGCGCCGCCTTCGCGTTCCCGCCCTCATGGTCCGCCTCGGCcggctgggcggcggcggcggcgggagggcgcGCGCCGTTCGGGGACGCGGAGGTCGACCCGGCGCTCTTCCCGTCGCTCCGCAGCGTCGGGAGCGgcgtccccgcgcgcgccaacGCCGCGTTCCTCGCCGCCTTCCGCGGCCTCCTCGACGGCTCCACGCTCCAGTCCGAG GTATCTAGAGCTGTGGCAGAGGAGAAGCGTATTATATTCACAGGACATTCATCAGGGGGTTCAATAGCTACCCTTTCTGCCATATGGTTTCTTGAGACCTGCACCAGAAGGGGCAGTGTTAATCAAGCACACCCATTTTGTGTAACCTTTGGGGCTCCTCTTGTTGGAGATCATACCTTTAACCATGCTGTTCGAAGGGAGGGCTGGTCACAGTGTATTTTGCATTTTGTCATGCCAGTAGACATCATCCCCCGCATACCACTCACTCCCCTTTCATCAGTCACGGAAGGGATTCAAGCTGTTCTTGATTGGTTATCCCCTCACACTCCAAACTTCTCACCCTCTGGGGTAACACCCACCATAACTCAGTTCTATGAAAATTTATTGAGAAGCACACTTTCTATTGCGAGCTATGAGGCCTGTTCTTTCATGGGATGCACTAGTTCAATCCTAGGAACATTGACTTCCTTCATTGAGCTCTCCCCTTATAGACCCTGTGGGACTTATCTTTTCTTGACAAGCAGTGAACAGCTGGCCGTTGTCACAAATTCAGATGCTGTATTGCAGCTGCTGTTTTACTGCCTTCAGTTGGATCCCCAACAGCAATTGCGTGATGCTGCTGAGAGAAGTTTAAATGCTCACTGGCAGTATGAACCAATTAAGCAAATCATGATGCAAGAGATAGTTTGTGTGGATTACCTGGGACTGGTTTCATCAACCATTCCTGGTAGACAGATGAGTGGCACAGCAGTTGGAGGCCTTGAACTG AGCAAGGAAGCTATGCTGAGCCTTTCTGCAGCTGGGCAATGGGAGAAGCAAAGAGAGACAAACCAAGCAAAATTAGATGGTGCAAGCTGCACCAAAATTAGGGAAGTCCTCAAGTCCCTGAATGAGTACAAAAGGACATGTGAGCTCCATGAAGTGAGCTACTATGATTCCTTCAAACTTCAGCGTGAAGTGCACGACTTCAATGCGAACGTTCGGAGGTTGGAACTAGCTGGGCTTTGGGATGAGATAGTTGAAATGTTGCGAAAGCGTGAGCTGCCAGATGGTTTCGAAGGCCGACAAGATTGGGTTAGTCTAGGAACCATGTACCGCCGGTTGGTTGAGCCCTTAGACATTGCAAACTACTACAGGCATTCTAAGAACGAGGACACTGGCTCCTACCTCTCCAAGGGGAGGCCGAGGCGGTACAAGTACACCCAGGAGTGGCACGAGCAGTTGCAGCACATCTCCTTCGGTTCTAGCCTTGAATCTTGCTTTTGGGCTATGGCTGAGGAACTCCAGGCTGAGATTGCCAACGgcaaaacattcgaggatgTGAGAGATAGAGTAGCTAAGCTTGAGAGTGATGCTCATGGATGGTTCATGTCTGGAAGTTTAGGGAAGGACGTGTTCCTGAGCTGCTCATCCTTCGTGATATGGTGGAAGACGCTCCCAGAGAAACACAGATCTGCGTCATGCATTGCAAAACTTGTGCCTTGGTAA